A single genomic interval of Candidatus Binatia bacterium harbors:
- a CDS encoding flavin reductase family protein — protein MSALRGLDPKEIAPADVYALLTGCVIPRPIAFVSSLSADGVANLAPFSFFNAGGGNPPSLVFSPVTSGGLRDKDTLHNVRATREYVVHVAPWGLRERMNQTSAEYPPEVDEFEAAGFTKVASTVVKPWRAAECPIAMECRLFQIVEHGQGPYHANYVIGEVVYFHIQESLMKGQRVDSASLDAIGRLGGPNYTRVTRESIFAMPRPGAPESPAAGTKP, from the coding sequence TTGAGCGCCCTCCGGGGGCTCGACCCGAAGGAGATCGCCCCCGCGGACGTCTATGCGCTGCTCACGGGCTGCGTCATCCCGCGCCCGATCGCGTTCGTCTCCAGCCTGAGCGCGGACGGCGTCGCCAACCTCGCCCCGTTCTCCTTCTTCAACGCCGGCGGCGGGAACCCTCCGTCCTTGGTCTTCTCGCCGGTCACGAGCGGCGGCCTTCGCGACAAGGACACGCTGCACAACGTCCGGGCCACGCGCGAGTACGTGGTGCACGTCGCTCCGTGGGGGCTGCGGGAGCGGATGAACCAGACCTCGGCCGAGTATCCTCCCGAGGTGGACGAGTTCGAGGCCGCCGGGTTCACGAAGGTCGCGAGCACGGTCGTGAAGCCGTGGCGCGCGGCGGAGTGCCCGATCGCCATGGAGTGCCGCCTGTTTCAGATCGTCGAGCACGGCCAGGGGCCCTACCACGCGAACTACGTGATCGGCGAGGTGGTCTACTTCCACATCCAGGAGTCGCTGATGAAGGGACAGCGCGTCGATTCCGCTTCGCTCGACGCCATCGGACGCCTCGGCGGCCCCAACTACACGCGGGTGACGCGGGAGTCGATCTTCGCGATGCCGCGCCCCGGGGCGCCGGAATCGCCCGCGGCCGGCACGAAGCCGTGA
- a CDS encoding aminotransferase class I/II-fold pyridoxal phosphate-dependent enzyme, which translates to MPQPSRRTSLIPFSPIRTMFRLADEMERAGGGPVFRLHVGDPDFAPPEAVIEATAAALRGGKTHYAPTAGVHELRVALAEKARRKNGITATPDHIVISPGSTQGLFAAMETIFGVGEEFLLPEIYWPNYIQETLLLGGRPVFYPLGAGYQPDLAAMRRLITPRTRGILVNSPSNPTGAVFPEATLRGIWETARERDLWILSDEAYEDFVFRGAHVSAASFERDLPEAERRVFTLFTFSKSYAMTGLRLGYLIAPSLYTATLLRKCQEPLVASAAMPTQWGALPAAREPDLGVAAMRDAYRRRRDLALAILKPAGLADYEPDGAFYIMADVSSTGMSGDAFAEALLREERVAVAPGVGFAIQPDMDPDGLPNALPHPSGAPAYPSNPKASQRVRIAFCVSDEELREGLTRMVRFADRARAKRGEAKAVAP; encoded by the coding sequence ATGCCCCAGCCATCGCGGCGCACCAGCCTGATCCCCTTCTCCCCGATCCGAACCATGTTCCGCCTGGCCGACGAGATGGAGCGCGCCGGCGGAGGGCCCGTCTTCCGCCTGCACGTCGGCGATCCCGACTTCGCGCCTCCGGAAGCCGTGATCGAAGCGACCGCGGCCGCCCTGCGCGGGGGAAAGACGCACTACGCGCCGACCGCCGGGGTGCACGAGCTCCGGGTCGCGCTCGCCGAGAAGGCGCGCCGGAAGAACGGAATCACTGCGACGCCCGACCACATCGTGATCTCCCCCGGCTCGACCCAGGGCCTCTTCGCCGCCATGGAAACCATCTTCGGCGTCGGCGAGGAGTTCCTGCTACCCGAGATCTACTGGCCCAACTACATCCAGGAGACGCTGCTCCTGGGCGGGCGTCCGGTCTTCTATCCGCTGGGCGCCGGCTACCAGCCCGATCTCGCCGCGATGCGCCGGCTGATCACGCCCCGCACGCGCGGCATCCTGGTCAACAGCCCGAGCAACCCGACCGGGGCGGTCTTTCCGGAGGCGACGCTGCGCGGCATCTGGGAAACGGCGCGCGAGCGGGATCTCTGGATCCTGAGCGACGAGGCCTACGAGGATTTCGTCTTCCGCGGAGCGCACGTTTCGGCCGCATCCTTCGAGCGCGACCTCCCCGAGGCCGAGCGGCGCGTGTTCACGCTCTTCACCTTTTCGAAGTCCTACGCGATGACCGGGCTCCGCCTCGGCTATCTCATCGCCCCCTCGCTCTACACGGCGACGCTCTTGCGAAAGTGCCAGGAGCCGCTCGTCGCGAGCGCGGCGATGCCCACCCAGTGGGGCGCGCTCCCGGCCGCGCGCGAGCCGGACCTGGGCGTGGCGGCCATGCGCGACGCCTACCGCCGCCGCCGCGACCTCGCCCTCGCGATCCTGAAGCCGGCGGGGCTTGCCGATTACGAGCCGGACGGCGCCTTCTACATCATGGCCGACGTCTCGTCGACGGGGATGAGCGGCGACGCCTTCGCCGAAGCGCTCCTGCGCGAGGAGCGCGTCGCGGTCGCGCCCGGCGTCGGTTTCGCGATCCAGCCCGACATGGATCCCGACGGGCTCCCGAACGCGTTGCCCCACCCGAGCGGCGCGCCGGCCTATCCCTCGAATCCCAAGGCGAGCCAGCGCGTTCGGATCGCGTTCTGCGTCTCGGACGAAGAGCTGCGGGAAGGGCTCACCCGCATGGTGCGGTTCGCCGACCGCGCGCGGGCGAAGCGGGGGGAAGCGAAAGCGGTCGCGCCCTGA
- a CDS encoding Fe-Mn family superoxide dismutase encodes MAKHPVQPLPYANDALKGIGSKTMEIHHDKLYAGYVNKRNEIEEALQKVDRSKANQIYSEMRGLKAEETFAANGQILHEIYFSIMGGDGQPKGEVVDKIKEDFGTFAAWEEDFKASAMCARGWVVLAYDPTDRMLHNFIGDAQNQGGVWGTIPVLNCDTYEHSYFIDYGSDRKAYVEAFMRNINWDEVNRRFTNAASMAMAKK; translated from the coding sequence ATGGCCAAGCACCCCGTTCAACCCCTCCCCTACGCGAACGACGCGTTGAAGGGGATCGGGTCGAAGACGATGGAGATCCACCACGACAAGCTGTACGCGGGCTACGTGAACAAGCGGAACGAGATCGAAGAGGCATTGCAGAAGGTCGACCGCAGCAAGGCCAATCAGATCTACAGCGAGATGCGGGGGCTGAAGGCCGAGGAGACGTTTGCCGCCAACGGCCAGATCCTCCACGAGATCTACTTCTCGATCATGGGCGGCGACGGACAGCCCAAGGGCGAGGTCGTCGACAAGATCAAGGAGGACTTCGGAACGTTCGCCGCGTGGGAGGAGGACTTCAAGGCTTCCGCGATGTGCGCGCGCGGCTGGGTCGTTCTCGCCTACGACCCCACCGACCGCATGCTCCACAACTTCATCGGCGACGCCCAGAACCAGGGCGGCGTCTGGGGCACGATTCCGGTGCTCAATTGCGACACGTACGAGCACTCCTACTTCATCGACTACGGCTCGGACCGGAAGGCCTACGTCGAGGCGTTCATGCGGAACATCAACTGGGACGAGGTGAACCGCCGTTTCACGAACGCGGCGAGCATGGCGATGGCCAAGAAGTAA
- a CDS encoding S41 family peptidase — translation MGSSAAPPSAVADTLSFEFADSSGAPAGWKVWMPPARWDGTAPHGGRGAARIDRDSASANEFSAFSRAVPAEFAGDTLELRGWLRTENVRGFAGFWLREDGRGGAVQFDNMEQRAIAGTTPWTEYRVALPLDPRARSIVFGGLLAGAGTAWMDDVRLLVDGTPLAEARRVVRARPGAETDHEFDGGSRLTERELLDARVENLALLGKVWGFLKVHHPRIASGALNWDYELFRILPAVAKAKTRDAAARAMVRWIDRVGMPPPCRPCATLTDSAAIAPPVGWIHDRSLTRDLSTRLERIYRDRTTGDDSYYASMTGLSNPDFSTEVGYPTPGTPDAGYRLLALFRFWNVVEYWFPDRDLIREPWDGVLAEFIPKVLRAGDRDAYRLTMIDLVVRIRDGHANVWNAIDARPPRGGCRLPVALRPVGDRYVVGAFADSARGPASGLRIGDVIQALDGARVDSATAAWAPHYAASNETTRRREIARWATQGPCGACRVSVEREDGVHEILAQRDSSRAMNARAGMTHDLPGPAFRRLADDVAYLKLSAVRVADAASYVLRAAGTRCWILDIRNYPSEFMVFALGQHLVSAPTPFVRFTRGDLANPGAFFGMAPVVIEPAAPHYDGKIVILVDEMTQSSAEYTSMAFRAVPGAIVVGSTTAGADGNVSTIRLPGGLGAAMSGLGVFYPDHTPTQQVGIVPDIVVRPTVEGIRAGRDEVLEAALKAALDREVRVPTAP, via the coding sequence GTGGGCTCCTCCGCCGCCCCCCCCTCCGCCGTCGCCGACACGCTCTCCTTCGAGTTCGCCGACTCCTCGGGCGCTCCGGCGGGGTGGAAGGTCTGGATGCCGCCGGCGCGGTGGGACGGCACGGCGCCGCACGGCGGACGCGGCGCGGCGCGGATCGATCGCGACTCCGCCAGCGCAAACGAGTTTTCCGCGTTCTCCCGCGCGGTCCCCGCCGAGTTCGCGGGGGACACGCTCGAGCTTCGCGGGTGGCTCCGCACCGAAAACGTGCGGGGCTTCGCGGGCTTCTGGCTTCGGGAGGACGGACGGGGCGGCGCGGTTCAGTTCGACAACATGGAACAGCGCGCCATCGCGGGAACGACCCCGTGGACCGAGTATCGCGTCGCGCTGCCGCTGGACCCGCGTGCGCGGAGCATCGTGTTCGGCGGCCTCCTGGCCGGGGCCGGCACGGCGTGGATGGACGACGTGCGGCTGCTCGTGGACGGAACGCCGCTCGCCGAAGCGCGGCGCGTCGTCCGCGCGCGCCCCGGAGCCGAAACCGATCACGAGTTCGACGGAGGCTCGCGCCTGACCGAGCGGGAGCTGCTCGATGCTCGGGTCGAGAACCTCGCGCTCCTGGGAAAGGTCTGGGGATTCCTCAAGGTGCATCATCCCCGGATCGCGTCGGGGGCCCTCAACTGGGACTACGAGCTCTTCCGGATCCTGCCCGCGGTGGCGAAGGCGAAGACGCGCGACGCCGCGGCCCGCGCGATGGTCCGCTGGATCGACCGGGTGGGGATGCCGCCGCCGTGCCGGCCCTGCGCGACCCTCACCGACTCCGCGGCGATCGCGCCCCCCGTCGGCTGGATCCACGACCGGAGCCTCACGCGCGATCTGTCGACGCGCCTCGAGCGGATCTACCGCGACCGCACCACGGGGGACGATTCCTACTACGCCTCGATGACCGGCCTTTCCAATCCCGACTTCTCCACCGAGGTTGGATACCCGACTCCCGGCACGCCCGACGCCGGATACCGCCTGCTCGCCCTCTTCCGCTTCTGGAATGTCGTCGAGTACTGGTTTCCGGATCGCGATCTGATCCGCGAGCCGTGGGACGGCGTCCTGGCCGAGTTCATCCCGAAGGTCCTCCGCGCCGGGGACAGGGACGCCTACCGTCTGACGATGATCGACCTGGTGGTCCGCATCCGGGACGGTCATGCCAACGTATGGAACGCGATCGACGCCCGGCCGCCGCGTGGCGGCTGCCGGCTTCCCGTGGCGCTCCGGCCGGTCGGAGACCGCTACGTGGTCGGGGCCTTCGCCGATTCCGCGCGCGGCCCGGCGAGCGGTCTTCGGATCGGCGACGTGATCCAGGCGCTCGATGGCGCCAGGGTCGATTCCGCGACGGCGGCCTGGGCGCCGCACTACGCCGCGTCGAACGAGACCACGCGGCGGCGCGAGATCGCGCGGTGGGCGACCCAGGGCCCGTGCGGGGCATGCCGCGTGTCGGTGGAGCGGGAAGACGGCGTCCACGAGATCCTCGCGCAGCGCGACTCGTCGCGCGCGATGAACGCCCGCGCGGGCATGACCCACGACCTTCCGGGGCCGGCGTTCCGCCGGCTGGCCGACGACGTCGCCTATCTCAAGCTGTCGGCCGTGCGCGTGGCGGACGCCGCCTCCTACGTGCTGCGGGCCGCCGGCACCCGCTGCTGGATCCTCGACATCCGGAACTATCCGAGCGAGTTCATGGTCTTCGCCCTGGGGCAGCACCTGGTGTCGGCGCCGACCCCGTTCGTTCGCTTCACCCGGGGGGATCTGGCGAATCCCGGCGCCTTCTTCGGGATGGCGCCGGTCGTCATCGAGCCCGCCGCGCCCCACTACGACGGGAAGATCGTGATCCTGGTCGACGAGATGACGCAGAGCTCCGCCGAGTACACGTCGATGGCGTTCCGCGCGGTCCCGGGCGCGATCGTCGTCGGCAGCACCACGGCCGGGGCCGACGGCAACGTCTCGACCATTCGGCTCCCCGGAGGGCTCGGGGCCGCCATGAGCGGATTAGGCGTCTTCTATCCCGACCACACACCGACCCAGCAGGTGGGGATCGTTCCCGATATCGTCGTCCGCCCCACGGTCGAAGGAATCCGCGCGGGGCGCGACGAGGTGCTCGAGGCGGCGCTCAAGGCGGCGCTCGATCGGGAGGTTCGGGTCCCCACCGCTCCATGA
- a CDS encoding M3 family oligoendopeptidase, giving the protein MTTVTAADLDLTAADVAWDLEPLVQGDGDAGVTRLLDEAARRATALAAACHGRIATLDAAAFAAMMREVAEISDRLGRASNYAGLRFSENTEDPSRGALLAMVEERGTAISNELIFVTLEWAALEDRRAEALLADPALAFCRHHLVVARRHRPHLLTEPEERILADKAVTGRSAWTRLFEELTSSITVSLDGETLGLELALARLHSSDRDVRRAAAEATTAALQPGLRTRAYVLNTLLSDKAIDDRHRRYANWLQSRNLDNEASDESVEALVAAIVGRYDIPRRWYALKARMLGLDRLADFDRYASVAEHETQHGWRESRELVLDAYRSFSGELAAGVQRFFDEPWIDAPVRPGKQTGAFCSYTVPSAHPYVLLNWTGRRRDVLTLAHELGHGIHAYLARPQGIFHQSTPLTIAETASVFGETLTFGKLLESTTDPGARLALLAESLEGMLATVFRQVAMNQFEQAAHTERRDRGELSVERFGELWAETQERMMGDSVAVTEGYRSWWSYIPHFYSLPGYVYAYAYGQLFALSVYREYERRGPSFAPAYLEMLARGGSAPPEELGRIVGVDLTSPTFWEGGLGLIEDRLGATEEAARAAGRLPAA; this is encoded by the coding sequence ATGACCACCGTGACCGCCGCCGATCTGGATCTCACCGCCGCCGACGTCGCCTGGGACCTGGAGCCGCTCGTCCAGGGGGACGGGGACGCCGGCGTCACGCGCCTCCTGGACGAGGCCGCGCGGCGCGCGACGGCCCTCGCCGCGGCCTGCCACGGCCGCATCGCCACGCTCGACGCGGCGGCGTTCGCGGCCATGATGCGCGAGGTCGCGGAGATCTCCGACCGGCTGGGACGCGCTTCGAACTACGCCGGGCTCCGCTTCTCGGAGAACACCGAAGATCCCTCCCGCGGCGCGCTCCTGGCGATGGTGGAGGAGCGCGGCACGGCGATCTCGAACGAGCTGATCTTCGTCACCCTGGAGTGGGCCGCCCTGGAGGACCGCCGCGCCGAGGCCCTCCTGGCCGATCCGGCGCTCGCTTTCTGCCGCCATCATCTCGTCGTGGCGCGGCGCCATCGCCCGCACCTCCTCACCGAGCCGGAGGAGCGGATCCTCGCCGACAAGGCGGTGACCGGGCGGAGCGCCTGGACGCGCCTCTTCGAAGAGCTGACCTCCTCGATCACCGTGTCCCTCGACGGCGAGACCCTGGGGCTGGAGCTGGCGCTCGCGCGGCTGCACTCCTCGGACCGCGACGTGCGGCGCGCGGCGGCCGAGGCGACGACGGCGGCGCTCCAGCCGGGGCTTCGGACCCGCGCGTACGTCCTGAACACGCTCCTCTCCGACAAGGCCATCGACGACCGGCATCGCCGCTACGCGAACTGGCTCCAGAGCCGGAACCTGGACAACGAAGCGAGCGACGAGTCGGTGGAGGCGCTGGTCGCCGCGATCGTCGGCCGGTACGACATCCCGCGGCGCTGGTACGCGCTCAAGGCGCGGATGCTCGGCCTGGACCGCCTGGCCGACTTCGACCGCTACGCGTCGGTCGCCGAGCACGAGACGCAGCACGGCTGGAGGGAGTCGCGCGAGCTGGTGCTCGACGCCTATCGCTCCTTCTCCGGCGAGCTCGCGGCGGGGGTGCAGCGGTTCTTCGACGAGCCCTGGATCGACGCGCCGGTGCGGCCGGGCAAGCAGACCGGGGCCTTCTGCTCCTACACCGTGCCCTCGGCCCATCCCTACGTCCTGTTGAACTGGACCGGCCGCCGGCGCGACGTGCTCACGCTGGCGCACGAGCTGGGGCACGGGATCCACGCGTACCTGGCGCGGCCCCAGGGCATCTTCCACCAGAGCACGCCGCTCACGATCGCGGAGACCGCCTCGGTGTTCGGGGAGACGCTCACGTTCGGGAAGCTGCTCGAGAGCACGACCGACCCGGGCGCGCGGCTGGCGCTCCTGGCCGAAAGTCTCGAGGGGATGCTCGCGACGGTGTTCCGGCAGGTCGCCATGAACCAGTTCGAGCAGGCGGCGCACACGGAACGGCGCGATCGGGGGGAGCTGAGCGTGGAGCGCTTCGGCGAGCTGTGGGCGGAGACGCAGGAACGGATGATGGGCGATTCCGTCGCCGTCACCGAGGGCTACCGCTCCTGGTGGTCCTACATCCCGCATTTCTACTCGCTGCCCGGGTACGTCTACGCCTACGCCTATGGGCAGCTCTTCGCGCTCTCGGTCTACCGGGAGTACGAGCGGCGGGGCCCCTCGTTCGCTCCGGCGTACCTGGAGATGCTCGCGCGGGGCGGCTCGGCGCCGCCGGAGGAGCTGGGACGGATCGTCGGGGTGGATCTGACGAGCCCGACCTTCTGGGAAGGAGGCCTGGGCTTGATCGAAGACCGCCTGGGCGCGACCGAAGAGGCCGCGCGCGCCGCCGGAAGGCTCCCCGCGGCCTGA
- a CDS encoding carbon starvation protein A encodes MNSLVLPLTAIVVFAFAYRYYGAFIAHRVARVDPSRPTPAVTMADGRDYVRTNKYVLFGHHFAAISASGPLIGPVLAAQFGYLPGALWILIGAALGGAVHDFIILFASVRHRASSLSEIARREIGPVAHGAATAAILFITLLLLAGLGIVVVNALAHSPWGTFTVAMTIPAALLFGLYMYRLRPGRVVEGSLIGVGLILAAVLLGPWLVASPYAKWFTLSPRALGVALPVYAFIAATLPVWLLLCPRDYLSTYMKIGTIALLVIGVAVVHPRLQMPAITPFVNGTGPVLPGMKVFPFCFIVIACGAISGFHALIGTGTTPRMMPDEGSIRFIGYGAMLTEGVVAIMALVAATALVPNDYFLINGVPKAVAALGIHPVQLPELTRLVGEETLQGRTGGAVSLAVGMANILRQIPGMGHLMAYWYHFAIMFEAVFILTALDTGTRVARYLFQDVLGRVWAPLGSTTSVAAVAGVGALVCGAWGFLTVTGSIETIWPLFGVANQLLAVIALAVGTTFLLRQRPSRYAWVTLGPLCFLTVSTMWAGVLNTFRYLAPSYVADKGPLVAYLDGILSIVLLLLVATVLLDSVRRWMRILALKRAGLSEIPLAVEPAPEPAPTGIGAAPEPSL; translated from the coding sequence GTGAACTCGCTGGTCCTGCCGCTCACGGCGATCGTCGTCTTCGCGTTCGCCTATCGCTACTACGGCGCCTTCATCGCCCACCGGGTCGCGCGCGTCGATCCGTCGCGTCCCACGCCGGCGGTCACGATGGCCGACGGACGCGATTACGTCCGCACCAACAAGTACGTCCTCTTCGGTCACCATTTCGCCGCGATCTCCGCCTCGGGCCCGCTGATCGGCCCGGTGCTGGCCGCGCAGTTCGGCTACCTCCCCGGCGCGCTCTGGATCCTGATCGGGGCCGCGCTCGGCGGCGCCGTGCACGATTTCATCATCCTCTTCGCGTCGGTGCGGCACCGCGCCTCCTCGCTCTCGGAGATCGCGCGCCGGGAGATCGGCCCGGTCGCGCACGGCGCGGCCACCGCGGCGATCCTCTTCATCACGCTCCTCCTGCTCGCGGGTCTCGGCATCGTCGTGGTGAACGCGCTCGCGCACTCGCCCTGGGGCACGTTCACCGTCGCGATGACGATCCCGGCCGCGCTCCTCTTCGGCCTCTACATGTACCGGCTCCGGCCGGGGCGCGTCGTGGAGGGGAGCCTGATCGGCGTGGGGCTGATCCTGGCCGCGGTGCTGCTGGGTCCCTGGCTCGTGGCCTCGCCCTACGCGAAGTGGTTCACCCTCTCCCCGCGCGCGCTGGGCGTGGCCCTCCCGGTCTACGCGTTCATCGCCGCGACGCTGCCGGTGTGGCTTTTGCTCTGTCCGCGCGACTATCTCTCGACCTACATGAAGATCGGGACCATCGCGCTGCTCGTGATCGGGGTGGCGGTCGTCCATCCCAGGCTCCAGATGCCCGCGATCACGCCGTTCGTGAACGGCACCGGACCGGTGCTTCCGGGAATGAAGGTCTTTCCCTTCTGCTTCATCGTGATCGCCTGCGGCGCCATCAGCGGCTTCCACGCGCTGATCGGCACGGGAACGACGCCGCGGATGATGCCCGACGAGGGGAGCATCCGGTTCATCGGCTACGGGGCGATGCTCACGGAGGGGGTGGTGGCCATCATGGCGCTGGTCGCGGCGACCGCGCTCGTGCCGAACGATTACTTCCTGATCAACGGCGTGCCCAAGGCGGTGGCGGCGCTCGGCATCCATCCGGTGCAGCTGCCGGAGCTGACGCGCCTGGTCGGCGAGGAGACGCTGCAGGGGCGCACGGGCGGCGCCGTATCGCTCGCGGTCGGGATGGCGAACATCCTGCGCCAGATCCCGGGCATGGGACACCTGATGGCGTACTGGTATCACTTCGCCATCATGTTCGAGGCGGTGTTCATCCTGACCGCGCTCGACACCGGAACCCGCGTGGCGCGGTATCTCTTCCAGGACGTGCTCGGCCGCGTGTGGGCGCCGCTGGGATCGACGACGAGCGTCGCGGCGGTGGCGGGCGTCGGCGCTCTGGTCTGCGGGGCGTGGGGCTTTCTCACGGTCACCGGCAGCATCGAGACGATCTGGCCGCTCTTCGGCGTGGCGAATCAGCTCCTCGCCGTGATCGCGCTGGCGGTGGGGACGACGTTCCTCCTGCGGCAGCGCCCCTCGCGCTACGCGTGGGTGACGCTCGGCCCCCTGTGCTTCCTGACCGTCAGCACGATGTGGGCGGGAGTCCTGAACACCTTCCGCTATCTCGCGCCCTCCTACGTCGCCGACAAGGGGCCGCTCGTCGCCTACCTCGACGGAATCCTGAGCATCGTGCTGCTGCTCCTCGTCGCAACCGTGCTGCTCGACTCCGTGCGGCGGTGGATGCGGATCCTGGCCCTGAAGCGCGCGGGGCTCTCGGAAATCCCGCTCGCCGTGGAGCCCGCTCCAGAGCCGGCGCCGACAGGGATCGGCGCGGCGCCCGAGCCCTCACTGTAG
- a CDS encoding homogentisate 1,2-dioxygenase: MPMYHALGQIPHKRHTQFRRPDGKLYTEQLMGSRGFSGRSSLIYHHNMPTQAKEIQKIQDCSVVYAAEQGLRHYHFKTKGLEKSGDPISGRVTLLHNADVSMAIAVPDQNMDYWYRNGQGDDLYFIHEGTGRIQTIFGELHYGPGDYVVIPRGTTYRFEPAGDPQRYLVIESASSIETPRRYRNEYGQLLEHAPMSERDIRKPERLETFTERGRYEVRIKARNQITAYEFEFHPLDVVGWDGFLYPYIFNIGDFEPITGRIHMPPPTHQCFEGRNFVICSFVPRMYDYHPLAVPVPYNHSNVDSDEVLYYVNGNFMSRRGIEIGSFTLHPSGIPHGPHPGATEASLGAKETKELAVMLDTFHPLNVTTDAEPYDDKGYPYSWLEPSGKFTGEGATG; this comes from the coding sequence ATGCCGATGTATCACGCCCTGGGCCAGATCCCGCACAAGCGGCACACCCAGTTCCGGCGTCCGGACGGGAAGCTCTACACCGAGCAGCTCATGGGCTCGCGGGGCTTCTCCGGACGCTCCTCGCTGATCTACCACCACAACATGCCGACGCAGGCCAAGGAGATCCAGAAGATCCAGGACTGTTCGGTCGTCTATGCCGCGGAGCAGGGGCTCCGACACTACCACTTCAAGACGAAGGGCCTGGAGAAGAGCGGCGACCCGATTTCGGGACGCGTCACCCTCCTGCACAACGCCGATGTTTCGATGGCGATCGCCGTGCCCGATCAGAACATGGACTACTGGTACCGGAACGGGCAGGGGGACGACCTCTACTTCATCCACGAGGGCACCGGCCGCATCCAGACGATCTTCGGCGAGCTGCACTACGGCCCCGGCGACTACGTCGTGATCCCGCGCGGGACCACCTACCGCTTCGAGCCCGCCGGCGACCCCCAGCGCTACCTCGTCATCGAGTCGGCCTCGTCGATCGAGACCCCGCGCCGCTACCGCAACGAATACGGCCAGCTGCTGGAGCACGCGCCCATGAGCGAGCGCGACATCCGGAAGCCGGAGCGGCTGGAGACCTTCACCGAGCGGGGGCGGTACGAGGTCCGGATCAAGGCGCGGAATCAGATCACCGCCTACGAGTTCGAGTTCCACCCGCTCGACGTCGTCGGCTGGGATGGGTTTCTCTATCCCTACATCTTCAACATCGGGGACTTCGAGCCGATCACCGGACGCATCCACATGCCGCCTCCGACGCACCAGTGCTTCGAGGGGCGGAACTTCGTGATCTGCTCCTTCGTGCCGCGCATGTACGACTACCACCCGCTCGCGGTGCCCGTGCCGTACAACCACTCGAACGTGGACTCCGACGAGGTGCTCTACTACGTGAACGGGAACTTCATGAGCCGGCGCGGCATCGAGATCGGCTCGTTCACGCTGCATCCCTCGGGAATTCCGCACGGACCCCATCCGGGCGCCACCGAGGCCTCGCTGGGCGCCAAGGAGACCAAGGAGCTCGCCGTCATGCTCGACACGTTCCACCCGCTGAACGTGACGACCGACGCGGAGCCGTACGACGACAAGGGCTATCCCTATTCGTGGCTCGAACCGTCCGGCAAATTCACCGGCGAGGGCGCGACCGGTTGA